The genomic window CCCGCGCCACCGCCGGGTGTCGCCGCAGTTGTTCCGCGATCCACAGGCCGTGCGCATTGTGCCGGGCCATCCGGTCCGGAAAGCTCCGGCACCCTTCCAGCACCACCGCGGCGTCCTCCCCCCGGAGCGGCTCGGGATTGACCCTCTCCAGCAGAGCCCGCAGTTGCGCACGCCACGGTGACCGCGGACAACAGATCACCGCGCCACCCATCACATTCCCGGTGCCGGCGATGAACTTGGTCAGGCTGGTTGCGATCAGGTCGGCGAACCCGCCCAGGTCCACGTTCCATGGCGTGGCCACCACGTCGTCCACCACCAGAGGGACCCCGTGTTGGCGTAGCAACGGACTGATGCGCCGAAGATCGGCCGAGCCGAGCAGCGGGTTGCCGGGTACTTCACAAAAACAAGCGGCCACGTGCCGGCGTCGCAGCAGCAGTTCCAAATCCTCCGCCGCGGTTCGAAGGTCATGCAACAGGGTGGCCCCGTGGCCGAATTTCTCCTGGAGCTTTAGCGTGTCCACGTACGGAAAACCGATCTGCACGGTGGGCAACCCCGGCCGGAGGGCTTGCACGGCCCGCAACGCCGCCCACTGTGCCGCCATGCCCGTTGGCGTCAGGATTACATCCGATTCTTCGCAGTCGTAAAACCCGGCCAGGCAGCGGCGCAACTCACGACGAATCTCGGCCGCCTCGGCCGGTTCCCGCCGTCCCGCCAACAGGCTTTCAGCCTGTCGGGTGGAGACGATCCGACCTGTGTGTTGCCAGAAAGCCTTCAGCGCAGGCGCGCCGGCTTCGGTCGTAACCACAATGGGCACCGGATCCACCAGGCGGACCTCCGCGGCCGCCCCGCTCTGGCGTCGGATGTAGGCGGCTGCGT from Limisphaera ngatamarikiensis includes these protein-coding regions:
- a CDS encoding PLP-dependent transferase produces the protein MSAYDLLQRPLWRPEELGRPIPPDPHAVSVALPRWEDVVGYEEKRPEVINRLQAGYPRFVIPQPVMELVRSRVGSQLPALPFPSLAAAEDAAAYIRRQSGAAAEVRLVDPVPIVVTTEAGAPALKAFWQHTGRIVSTRQAESLLAGRREPAEAAEIRRELRRCLAGFYDCEESDVILTPTGMAAQWAALRAVQALRPGLPTVQIGFPYVDTLKLQEKFGHGATLLHDLRTAAEDLELLLRRRHVAACFCEVPGNPLLGSADLRRISPLLRQHGVPLVVDDVVATPWNVDLGGFADLIATSLTKFIAGTGNVMGGAVICCPRSPWRAQLRALLERVNPEPLRGEDAAVVLEGCRSFPDRMARHNAHGLWIAEQLRRHPAVARVWYPRWECAEAYDSVRRPGGGWGALITFLPHDAARTAPLIYDRLEVCKGPSLGTVFTLACPFTLLAHYQELDWAESCGVPRYLIRLSVGLEDPQELWNRLQRALAAVAPGQTGVSCPDPARPSCTTH